Genomic segment of Panicum virgatum strain AP13 chromosome 9N, P.virgatum_v5, whole genome shotgun sequence:
tcgcgccagcccgcatggcgcgacaggcttgtcgcgccagtgcatgtggcgcgacagggagGGCCACATCATCGCCGATGCGGCGCAGCGCTGGCTCGGGCATAGCATATGTCTCGATGCATAGCAAGATCTATGTTCATAGACAAAAAAGGGATATTTTCATCCTAGGAGATAAATATGACCAATTATGGATTCACTtatggaaaaaaatattttgaacaCGTGATAGTTTCAATCGTGGCACATGTGAGTAATGCAACTTCTTTTTTTGGGAGCCTTTTCATGCCAAACGGCATTTGGACTCTAGCACCTTCCCCCAGTCCACGGCCCCTATATACACATACCACCACCTTCAGCAAGCACGCACAACCCAACCGGACTCTCTCATAATCATAGGTAGAGAGAGGAGTAGAGATCCCCAGATCAtcggagagaggggaggggagtggGGGAGCAAGAATTAATCATTCTAGTCTGCATCACCGAGGAAGCagatagagaaagagaaagatGGAGCAGGTGGCCATGGCGGTGAAGGTGTTGCTGAGCCTGTGCTGCGTGGGGGCGTGCGGCCTCGCCATGTACCTCTACCACACCCTCTGGCTCGTGCCACAGAGGGTTCTCGCCGAGTTCAGGATGCAGGGCATCGGCGGGCCCCCGCCGTCGTTCCCTTACGGCAACATCGCCGACATGCGggaggccgtcgccgccgcgaaggCCGCGCGCGCAtcggcacgccgcgccgccgcaggcgccggcgccggcggcatcaGGCACGACTACCGGCCTGCGGTGCTGCCCTACTACGAGAAATGGAGGAAAGAGCACGGTACGTGCGTGCCGATCTTTAAGCTATACTTTCATAGCATTTTGGGCGTGATCATTCGGCATGCGTGTTTTTACGGAATTCTTGATCCTTTCGAGTGTGGCTATGGTCCTGGCTTTGCTCTCTTAGCTACTTCCGCTGTATGTTTCACCGCTCCGTTGAGTGCCGGGCGGAGACCATGATTCATAAGCAAGCGAGTCATCATAGATGAAACGAAACAGATAGATCACGCCTGAGGTGATTAGAAACTAAAGGCGGCGTTCATTCATTCTAGCTTTTACCAGCATTCAATGAACATGCTCTGTCATCAGTACGTAGCTGTAGACAgtgaaaaagataaaaaaaaacaaacaatgtTGAGGTTCATCCAACCACTGGGGGTAGCTGCAACTAGTAGGAAGTGATAGCAAACAGCTGCCTATGGAATCCACCAAGCCCCTGTGTTTTGGTCAACAAAACCAATGAGTTAGCAGATGGGTGGCACACTGGCACTACATACTTACATGTTTACCCCAATAATTGAGCCACCACTAAGCTGGCCACTCCACAGCAAAAACAACCATGTAGCAACAGAAATCTCACCACACTTCTTTGCTCTTTTGTCACCGAGTGCCGTCCTTTCCAGGGACCCGGCTGGCGACGATGGGTGATGGGTGCACATCCAGTTGGGCGTACTAAACTGCCAAAGATAACCCCATCACCCCATGCCGATGCTGATCCTACATACTACATACGCTAACTGTAGCCGTTTCAGCAGTAACAGCTCATCCCTGAACGGGGGTCCATCTCACGCAGCGGCAGCGCAGGCTGCTTCTGCTGATAAATGGGGTGAGCTGGCCATCACGATGGACAGCTCCCTGGACGCTAGCGGCACGGAGAGACGTAGCAAGAGAACAAACGTACAAAGATCTGCAACCAACAAATAATGGTAAAGAAAAAGCTGGGGTACGGTGGGGTTGGGGGTTGAGGCGACGATTTGGTTTAGATGATGTCGTGTAGCTTTGGCACGACGCAAAAGGATATAGCTAGCCAAGTGGGTGCACCCATCGGACGAGTCTTCTCTACGGTATGCAGAGGCACTCTACCTCATTTACGTGTGGACCATCCCTGTGCAGTAATGCAGAGGAGCTACTTCCACTGACACCATAGTTTGCTTCCGGATAAAAGTAGATGCGCCATGCCATGCAGCTCCGGCTTAAACTTTGTTAGTTTTCTGTCCCTTTTGAAGTAggatttatttttttgttccgTCCCATTCTTCACCACATAATTGAATGAATGAAACCGCAACGAACGGCGAGCGATGAGTAGCCATCCGAGGAAGAAAATCACAATCAGGTCACGTCACGAGGACAAGGACATTCCACAATTGTACGCAAGCCAATGTAGCACCCGCAGCATGGCTCCTGTCCTGAGTCCTGACGCagggcgcgcgcgcacacacatgAGCTAACACATCGCGTCAGCAAGATGAGGATCGAGGAGGCTCGCGTTCTGTTCCCCGGTCTCGGTCGTGCAGTAGCGCTTGCTCCTAACAATGATCACTTCCTCGAGCCGAGACCGGTCAGGCTCGTAGCTTGAAAAGGGCCCGCCGCTGGCGTGATCCGCGGCACGTCGGCGTCGCGGGTGCCGCCGGATCGCAGCACGGGGCGCGCGCGTGGGCCGCGCGAGGGGCCGCACGCGCGCGCAGGTGGGGTGGGGGGCGTGTCGCTTTGTTCTCTTCTCTCCGTGTGGCTCTGCGCCCCGCCCTCccctccgccgcaccgccgcgcgGGCGCGTCGGCGTCACCGGCAGGCAGTCAGGCTGGCATGGACGACGATGATGGCCGGGTGACGCTGCGTCCAACCGTCGCGATGTGACCTCGAATCCCCGCGCGAGAGGGCCCCTGCCTGCCGGGGCCGTGAACAACAGCGCGCGGGGACGACAGGGATCGGCTGGCTGACGATGACGAGCGCGGGTTGGCTCCTCCGGGCACTACGGGCTACGGGTGCCCCGCCAAGCGATGGGAAGAAAAGTCGCACGGGTATGGCTGGCGGGCCGGGCCGGGTGGAGATAGGGCGGCGGGACTCGCGCGGAGGGGGCCGGAAGCGGACGACTGGCAGGGTGCCCACGCCCCACAGCCGCCGCCACGCCTTCCCGGCGAGCGAACCGCTGATATTTTTCCATGAACATCTCGGGAGCTACAGGCGAAAGCCATTAGCCACCATGTGCcatgaaatttgttttcctCAAGCCAAGATTCTACGATCCTCTCGGAAAGAATTCGAAGACAGGTCGCGATCCATTTTGCCAGGGATACGAGAACTGGGTTTACCTGGAAAAACTCTGGATGACAGTGTCATCAGATGTATTCATTTTTCCATTATTGAGGAGTATGTAAATAACACCCCGTGGCTGGACCCCTGTCCACATCAATGATCATTCTACTCCTACTTGGTGAGGATCCAAACCGGATTCCCATCAACCTAATTCGCTGCTCCTTCCGCAGCTAGACAGTGACCGGTTGAGGAGCAAGCCTGAGCTAATGCTGTCCGGTTCTATTGAAATGCAGGTCCCATCTTCACTTACTCCATGGGGAACGTCGTATTCCTTCACGTGAGCCGGCCGGACGTGGTCCGGGACATCAACCTCTGCGTGTCGCTGGACCTCGGCAAGAGCTCCTACCTCAAGGCCACGCACGAGCCGCTCTTCGGCGGGGGCATCCTCAAGTCCAACGGCGAGGCCTGGCTGCACCAGAGGAAGATCATCGCCCCCGAGTTCTTCCTGGACAAGGTCAAGGTATGACTGTATGAGGCATCACACTGTCCCAACAAATAAGTACTAGCAATTAACTGCTATACCATAAGACAATGTACGTAAACAAGGCTATGCAAACACACCAATGTGAAAATTGAAACTCTTCAGGCCCAGCATGATTCAGATGCATCTCACGTACCCGCTCCCGTAGCTGGCAATCCTGAGATGTTTGCTCAAAAGGACCTGTATTGTAGAAACAGAATTAAAGGCGATTTGCGGATAAAATTAAGAAGTTTCAGATTGACGCAGGAGCATTAAAGCTGTTTGTGCTCAGTGGGCCGCAGCAATTAAGCTGTGGGTCTATATGTGGCCGCTTATTCGCAAACATAGTAATTCAGAATGGCGGTTCAGTATGAGAGCTGGCATGAAAACATGCAACAGCTAGATAATGTGGGATTTGACTCTAGTCAGGAGTCAGGACCACTTTCAGTAACTCTGCATCTTTTACTAAGCTAAATATTGCAGTCACTTAGTTCATTGGTTGGAGGGAGACTTTTTCCCCTTACCATGGGCGCTGATCAGTAAACTAGAATTTTGAGGTTTGAGACAGCAGTCGGCCATGAATTTTGACATGTTACCGTATCTCTTATGCCTTCACATATTCAGGGCATGGTGGATCTCATGGTCGATTCTGCGCAACCACTGCTGAAGTCATGGGAGGAGAGAGTTGACAGAAATGGTGGGATCACAGACATTAAGATTGATGATGGCATTAGGGCCTACTCTGCAGATGTGATCTCAAGAACGTGCTTCGGTAGCAGCTACATCAAAGGAAAAGAAATCTTTATGAAGATCAGAGAACTCCAGCAGGCTGTGTCCAAGCCAAATGTGCTAGCTGAAATGACTGGTCTAAGGTTAGGGGAAATATATATAACTACTGATTTAGAAACACATCACAAGTACATATTTGACTTTGcgaaggaacaaaaattagattctTGTTGATCCAAAGTAACACATTGGTTAAAAAGAGCTATAAGGTACAGATTTTAAATGCTTGCAGGTTCTTTCCTTCAATGAGGAACAAGCAGGCGTGGGAGCTTCATAAAGAAATCCACAAACTTATTCTAGACATCGTAAAGGAAAGTGGAGAAGACAGGAACTTACTAAGTGCAATTCTTCACAGCGCAAGCTGCAGCAGGGTGGGCATCGCCGAGGCAGAGAACTTTATAGTGGATAACTGCAAGAGCATATATTTTGCAGGATATGAGAGCACGGCTGTCACAGCTGCCTGGTGTCTAATGCTCCTTGGACTGCACCCAGAATGGCAGGACCGGGTACGTGCAGAAGTGCATGAAGTCTGCAGAGGCCGGCCAATAGACTCCCAATCACTTCAGAAAATGAAAAATGTATGCTCTTATCTTATCCTCAAGTGTTCAAAAAGGCATTCCCTTGATTTTCTATAACATGGCACTAACTTCTCTTTGCCAATTTAGTTGACAATGGTGATCCAGGAAACCTTGCGCTTGTACCCAGCAGGGGCCTTTGTATCAAGGCAGGCCCTCCAGAACCTGAAGCTTGGTGGTGTACATATACCAAAAGGTGTCAACATCTACATCCCTGTCTCCACAATGCATCTTGACCCCAAGCTATGGAGCGCTGATGTGAAAGAGTTCAACCCAGAGCGCTTCTCTGATGTTAAACCCCAGCTACATTCATACTTGCCGTTTGGTGCTGGGGCACGGACCTGCCTAGGGCAGGGATTTGCTATGGCTGAGCTTAAAATCCTCATCTCTCTTATCATTTCCAAGTTTGTTCTGAAGCTCTCACCGCACTACGAGCATTCTCCGACACTTAAGCTCCTCGTGGAGCCAGAGCTTGGTGTGGACCTCACCTTAACAAAAGTGCAGTGTCTATACTGACTAAGAGGGGCTCTGCAATTTGGGCACAATAATATTAGTTGTACTATGTGATGGAAAGAAAACTATAATCTGATGGGCGCGGCTTGGGGGCGGGGATTTGTACAGAGATATCCCATGATATGTGATATGCATGTTCATAATAAGTTGATAGAAAAATGGTGCCAAATGAGCCAACCATTTATGCCAATATTGTATGGAAAAACACTACAGCTTTAGTACCGAAATGAAATATATGTTGGAACATTATTAAGGTGTTCAATGGACAAGTATGCCAGTACAGATACTGGATTGTTTGATGAACAAGAGGGGTGCTGCATCTGCATACCTGACGTATGAATATAACTCAAACCTCCCTGCAAGTTGCAAAAGAAATGAGTGAATAAATCATCGCTCTTCTTTCTCCGCTTGATCACCATCTGTCTTGAAACGTACTGCCTTCATATCTGAATATTAAGGGAGCTGAACGTGAATTAAAAACCAGATCGGACCCAGGGTAGTCTCCATAGAGAAGATCTGCGACTGGTAAACTGAGGGTAAAACGCAGACATGGCTGAACATATAACACATAAGGTTGGTTTGTATCACCAGTCAGCCTGAGGTGGGAGACAAATGCTTCTGGCTGTAAGAAGTATCCAACTGCCAAACAACAGTGAGCACTAAAATGGGGAGAGGAAACCATAAAACATGCTCATAAGTAACAAATGTGTCAGCAATTCATAAGGACAAAGGAAAAATAACCTCATGTATCGCACAAGACACATTTCAAACAAAT
This window contains:
- the LOC120690616 gene encoding cytochrome P450 714B3 isoform X2, which produces MEQVAMAVKVLLSLCCVGACGLAMYLYHTLWLVPQRVLAEFRMQGIGGPPPSFPYGNIADMREAVAAAKAARASARRAAAGAGAGGIRHDYRPAVLPYYEKWRKEHGPIFTYSMGNVVFLHVSRPDVVRDINLCVSLDLGKSSYLKATHEPLFGGGILKSNGEAWLHQRKIKGMVDLMVDSAQPLLKSWEERVDRNGGITDIKIDDGIRAYSADVISRTCFGSSYIKGKEIFMKIRELQQAVSKPNVLAEMTGLRFFPSMRNKQAWELHKEIHKLILDIVKESGEDRNLLSAILHSASCSRVGIAEAENFIVDNCKSIYFAGYESTAVTAAWCLMLLGLHPEWQDRVRAEVHEVCRGRPIDSQSLQKMKNLTMVIQETLRLYPAGAFVSRQALQNLKLGGVHIPKGVNIYIPVSTMHLDPKLWSADVKEFNPERFSDVKPQLHSYLPFGAGARTCLGQGFAMAELKILISLIISKFVLKLSPHYEHSPTLKLLVEPELGVDLTLTKVQCLY
- the LOC120690616 gene encoding cytochrome P450 714B3 isoform X1; the protein is MEQVAMAVKVLLSLCCVGACGLAMYLYHTLWLVPQRVLAEFRMQGIGGPPPSFPYGNIADMREAVAAAKAARASARRAAAGAGAGGIRHDYRPAVLPYYEKWRKEHGPIFTYSMGNVVFLHVSRPDVVRDINLCVSLDLGKSSYLKATHEPLFGGGILKSNGEAWLHQRKIIAPEFFLDKVKGMVDLMVDSAQPLLKSWEERVDRNGGITDIKIDDGIRAYSADVISRTCFGSSYIKGKEIFMKIRELQQAVSKPNVLAEMTGLRFFPSMRNKQAWELHKEIHKLILDIVKESGEDRNLLSAILHSASCSRVGIAEAENFIVDNCKSIYFAGYESTAVTAAWCLMLLGLHPEWQDRVRAEVHEVCRGRPIDSQSLQKMKNLTMVIQETLRLYPAGAFVSRQALQNLKLGGVHIPKGVNIYIPVSTMHLDPKLWSADVKEFNPERFSDVKPQLHSYLPFGAGARTCLGQGFAMAELKILISLIISKFVLKLSPHYEHSPTLKLLVEPELGVDLTLTKVQCLY
- the LOC120690616 gene encoding cytochrome P450 714B3 isoform X3, producing MIILLLLGPIFTYSMGNVVFLHVSRPDVVRDINLCVSLDLGKSSYLKATHEPLFGGGILKSNGEAWLHQRKIIAPEFFLDKVKGMVDLMVDSAQPLLKSWEERVDRNGGITDIKIDDGIRAYSADVISRTCFGSSYIKGKEIFMKIRELQQAVSKPNVLAEMTGLRFFPSMRNKQAWELHKEIHKLILDIVKESGEDRNLLSAILHSASCSRVGIAEAENFIVDNCKSIYFAGYESTAVTAAWCLMLLGLHPEWQDRVRAEVHEVCRGRPIDSQSLQKMKNLTMVIQETLRLYPAGAFVSRQALQNLKLGGVHIPKGVNIYIPVSTMHLDPKLWSADVKEFNPERFSDVKPQLHSYLPFGAGARTCLGQGFAMAELKILISLIISKFVLKLSPHYEHSPTLKLLVEPELGVDLTLTKVQCLY